Proteins co-encoded in one Prevotella sp. E13-27 genomic window:
- a CDS encoding SufE family protein, with product MTINERQDEIIEEFQDFDDWMDKYQLLIDLGNEQEPLDEKYKTESNLIDGCQSRVWLQADYEDGKIRFTAESDALIVKGIVALLIRVLSDSTPQEILDADLYFIEKIGLKEHLSPTRSNGLLAMVKQMRMYALAFQSKGN from the coding sequence ATGACAATAAACGAAAGACAAGACGAGATTATCGAAGAGTTTCAGGACTTCGATGACTGGATGGACAAATACCAGTTGCTTATTGATTTAGGCAACGAGCAGGAACCTCTCGACGAGAAGTATAAGACAGAAAGCAACCTCATAGACGGCTGTCAGAGCCGTGTGTGGCTTCAGGCGGACTATGAGGACGGAAAGATAAGGTTCACTGCCGAGAGCGATGCGCTCATAGTGAAAGGCATAGTGGCACTGCTGATACGCGTGCTCAGCGACAGCACACCACAGGAGATTCTGGATGCCGACCTGTATTTCATAGAGAAGATAGGTTTGAAGGAGCACCTCAGCCCTACACGCAGCAATGGCTTGCTGGCAATGGTGAAACAAATGAGAATGTATGCCTTGGCGTTTCAGTCAAAGGGTAACTAA
- a CDS encoding U32 family peptidase: MNVKDLEIMAPVGSRESLAAAIQAGADSIYFGIEKLNMRAHSASTFTIDDLREIAATCAEHGMKSYLTVNTIIYQEDLELMRQIIDAAKEASISAVIASDVAVMNYCRKVGQEVHLSTQLNISNVEALKFYAQFADVVVLARELRMEQVAEIYRHIEEEKICGPSGEPVRIEMFCHGALCMAISGKCYMSLDNANRSANRGECVQICRRSYTVTDNETGNQLEIDNKYIMSPKDLKTVRFIDKMMNSGVRVFKIEGRARGPEYVYTVVKCYKEAIKAVIDGTFTEEKKDGWDKELARVFNRGFWDGYYQGQTLGEWNKSYGSNATERKVYVGRGVKYFSKLGVAEFTVEATTFKLGDKLLVTGPTTGVMYLTATEIHDNDGNPVEEAPQGTRVAIPVTDKVRPSDKLFKLETVE; encoded by the coding sequence ATGAACGTAAAGGATCTTGAGATAATGGCGCCAGTGGGCTCGCGTGAGTCGCTGGCAGCAGCCATACAGGCAGGTGCCGACAGCATTTATTTCGGCATAGAGAAGCTGAACATGCGTGCACATTCGGCTTCTACGTTTACCATAGATGATCTTAGAGAGATAGCAGCAACATGTGCGGAGCACGGCATGAAGAGCTATCTCACAGTGAACACAATTATCTATCAGGAAGACCTGGAGCTGATGCGCCAGATTATTGATGCTGCCAAGGAAGCAAGCATCTCCGCCGTAATAGCCAGCGACGTGGCGGTGATGAACTACTGCCGAAAGGTGGGACAGGAGGTGCATCTGTCCACACAGCTGAACATATCGAACGTGGAGGCGCTGAAGTTCTATGCTCAGTTTGCCGATGTGGTGGTGCTGGCACGTGAGCTGAGAATGGAGCAGGTGGCAGAGATATACCGTCACATAGAGGAAGAGAAGATATGCGGCCCGAGTGGTGAGCCTGTGCGCATAGAGATGTTCTGTCACGGTGCGCTCTGCATGGCAATATCGGGCAAGTGCTATATGAGCCTTGACAACGCTAACCGCTCTGCCAACCGTGGCGAGTGCGTACAGATATGTCGCCGTTCATATACGGTGACTGACAACGAGACGGGCAACCAGCTTGAGATAGACAATAAGTATATCATGAGTCCTAAGGACCTGAAGACCGTGCGCTTCATTGACAAGATGATGAACAGTGGCGTGAGGGTGTTCAAGATTGAGGGACGTGCCCGTGGTCCTGAATATGTTTATACTGTGGTGAAGTGCTACAAGGAGGCTATTAAGGCTGTGATTGACGGCACCTTTACTGAAGAGAAAAAGGACGGATGGGACAAGGAGCTCGCCCGAGTGTTCAACCGCGGCTTCTGGGATGGCTACTATCAGGGACAGACACTGGGCGAATGGAACAAGAGCTATGGCTCTAATGCCACTGAGCGTAAGGTGTATGTGGGTCGTGGCGTGAAATATTTCTCAAAGTTGGGCGTGGCAGAGTTCACCGTTGAGGCAACAACGTTCAAGCTTGGCGATAAGCTGTTGGTGACTGGTCCTACCACTGGTGTGATGTATCTCACTGCCACGGAGATTCACGACAACGACGGCAACCCTGTGGAGGAAGCTCCGCAAGGAACACGCGTGGCAATACCTGTGACTGACAAGGTGCGTCCGAGCGACAAGCTGTTCAAGCTGGAAACGGTGGAGTAG
- a CDS encoding IS4 family transposase produces the protein MNAGNTVFSQLMSLIPDYELRKCIDRYRGDFHARRFTCRDQFLVMSYAQLTSSASLRSIEAQLTAFNSKLYHAGLKVMPKSTLADMNEKKDWRIYQDYAMVLVERAKVLYKDEYYRLGIDNMVYAFDSSTINLCLHLCPWAKFHHDKGAFKMHTLIDVKNNIPNFIMLTPGNVHDTQAMDSLPVEAGAYYLMDKGYVDFDRLFRLFQQQKAYFVTRAKDNMKYSVFEAREVDRQTGVISDESISLTGLFTAKKYPDLLRLVVYEDFAQNVVYRFLTNDFTLEAITIAELYRERWTIETFFKWIKQHLHIKTFYGTSQNAVFTQIWIAICDYLLLIIALKMYHIEQNLYIFSNVIGQVLFERTPLNELFDKPIINQNPEDDRQLSLW, from the coding sequence ATGAATGCCGGAAATACTGTATTCTCGCAACTGATGTCTCTCATCCCTGACTACGAGCTCAGGAAATGTATTGACAGATATAGAGGGGATTTTCATGCAAGACGATTCACTTGCCGTGACCAGTTCCTTGTCATGAGTTATGCTCAGCTGACCAGCAGCGCAAGCCTTCGTAGCATAGAGGCTCAGTTGACTGCTTTCAACTCCAAGTTGTATCATGCCGGTCTGAAGGTGATGCCCAAGTCCACTCTCGCCGACATGAACGAGAAGAAGGACTGGCGTATCTATCAGGACTACGCAATGGTACTTGTCGAGAGGGCTAAAGTCCTGTATAAAGATGAATACTATCGGTTGGGAATTGACAATATGGTGTATGCCTTTGACAGCAGTACCATCAACCTGTGTCTGCATCTCTGTCCATGGGCGAAGTTCCATCATGACAAAGGTGCTTTCAAGATGCACACTTTGATTGATGTAAAGAACAACATACCCAACTTCATCATGCTTACTCCTGGCAATGTGCATGATACTCAGGCTATGGACAGCTTGCCTGTAGAAGCAGGGGCTTACTATCTGATGGATAAAGGCTATGTGGACTTTGACCGTCTGTTCCGTCTCTTCCAACAGCAGAAGGCTTACTTTGTAACCAGAGCAAAGGACAACATGAAATATTCCGTATTCGAGGCAAGAGAGGTTGACAGGCAGACTGGCGTCATCTCTGACGAGTCCATCAGTCTTACTGGTCTCTTTACAGCCAAGAAGTACCCTGATTTGTTGCGTCTGGTCGTCTATGAGGACTTTGCGCAGAACGTAGTGTATCGATTCCTGACGAATGACTTCACCCTTGAAGCAATTACCATTGCGGAACTGTACCGAGAGCGCTGGACTATCGAAACGTTCTTCAAATGGATCAAGCAGCACCTGCACATCAAGACGTTCTATGGGACGTCCCAAAACGCAGTCTTCACACAGATATGGATTGCCATCTGTGACTACCTGCTGCTTATTATTGCTCTGAAGATGTATCATATCGAACAAAATCTTTACATATTCTCTAATGTCATCGGCCAAGTTCTCTTTGAGAGGACTCCGCTGAATGAACTTTTTGACAAACCAATTATTAATCAAAATCCGGAAGATGACCGCCAACTTTCGCTTTGGTGA
- a CDS encoding smalltalk protein, producing MKNETWKFVLQTLAAILTAIATSLGVQNCMTMM from the coding sequence ATGAAGAACGAAACGTGGAAATTTGTGTTGCAGACACTCGCGGCGATACTTACCGCGATAGCAACAAGTCTCGGAGTGCAGAATTGCATGACGATGATGTAA
- a CDS encoding PHP domain-containing protein: MKAYRFVHLNVHSHYSIMDGCASIRELVDAAIKDGMPGVDITDNGNMFGIMEFFGYVSRINIERPKKGMNPFKPIIGCELYVARRGSKEQKENIIDINGYHLTVLAKNQTGYKNLIKIVSNAWTENTADPNVHFFSRHLCCIKPLAILQAASRHTQTVWEEYGYTMGRTKMRRLTGEMDIITNYSKQRSERNNVSVGDIQCNGMSNTMS; encoded by the coding sequence ATGAAAGCATATCGATTCGTACATTTGAATGTCCATTCCCATTACTCAATAATGGATGGATGCGCCAGTATTAGGGAATTGGTGGATGCAGCCATCAAAGATGGAATGCCAGGTGTTGATATTACTGATAATGGTAATATGTTTGGTATCATGGAATTTTTTGGATATGTTAGTCGCATTAACATTGAAAGACCAAAGAAGGGCATGAATCCTTTCAAGCCCATCATCGGGTGTGAGCTATATGTGGCCAGACGAGGTTCCAAAGAACAAAAAGAAAACATCATAGACATTAATGGCTATCATCTGACAGTTCTTGCCAAGAACCAGACAGGCTATAAGAACCTCATTAAGATTGTAAGTAATGCATGGACTGAGAACACAGCAGACCCTAATGTGCACTTTTTCAGCCGTCATCTTTGCTGTATCAAGCCTTTAGCCATACTCCAGGCTGCTTCTAGGCATACTCAAACAGTATGGGAAGAGTATGGCTACACTATGGGTAGAACGAAGATGAGACGGTTGACGGGAGAGATGGACATCATCACAAACTATTCAAAGCAACGCTCCGAGAGAAACAATGTATCGGTCGGAGATATACAATGTAATGGTATGAGTAACACGATGAGCTAA
- a CDS encoding phospholipase D family protein — MLWIGTADIKDLYIEVGKEKKPFLAIIAQLIRRGVEVRLIHAKEPGPNFRGDFDKYPVLYDRLEQVLCPRVHFKMLVFDGKGVYIGSANLTGAGIGMKTDHKRNFEAGILTDEPEIVEQAMNQFDEVWMGKFCKTCKRRDFCIDPIV, encoded by the coding sequence ATGCTTTGGATTGGTACTGCCGATATAAAAGACCTGTATATTGAGGTGGGCAAAGAGAAGAAACCATTTCTCGCCATCATTGCCCAACTTATACGGCGCGGCGTGGAGGTACGACTTATTCATGCAAAGGAACCTGGACCAAACTTTCGGGGAGATTTTGACAAGTACCCTGTTCTATATGACCGCTTGGAGCAAGTGCTTTGTCCTCGTGTTCATTTCAAAATGCTTGTCTTTGACGGAAAAGGAGTTTATATCGGGAGCGCAAACCTTACTGGTGCTGGTATCGGCATGAAAACGGATCATAAAAGAAACTTTGAAGCTGGCATCCTTACAGATGAACCAGAAATTGTCGAACAAGCAATGAACCAGTTCGATGAAGTATGGATGGGAAAATTCTGTAAGACCTGTAAGCGTCGAGACTTTTGTATAGACCCAATTGTATAA
- a CDS encoding DUF6994 family protein has protein sequence MEQNPIDIIRSFAEDHLECNLDNLITFDLKKLMKDEVYGCPNRKFDADDTTIMRAIYCVVFGSVWPNLSMDNSGNEKMRGDTMNSSATFFSYPWNDRFTPTWNPPAFLIKKIAEFQTTFHTVGNMTVLPDKRIDEWSINKHRGCHDEWHDYEDRFLYALYKVLTYQDDADEDLEELVMLNRDDFNPFFGVDGWKRFIDGNMLEYYVDDNYLPVIKSKGYTWWRGGYTNKERFFQEANRYIDDSTTIIKSRGKRIVNYIKERLL, from the coding sequence ATGGAACAGAATCCCATTGATATAATACGTTCTTTTGCTGAAGACCATCTTGAATGCAACTTGGATAATCTAATTACATTTGATTTGAAAAAGTTGATGAAGGATGAAGTCTATGGATGTCCGAACAGAAAATTCGATGCAGATGACACCACCATAATGCGAGCAATCTATTGTGTGGTATTTGGTTCTGTTTGGCCTAACCTCAGTATGGATAATAGTGGAAATGAAAAAATGAGAGGAGATACAATGAACTCTTCGGCAACTTTTTTCTCATATCCGTGGAATGACAGATTTACTCCGACATGGAATCCTCCAGCATTTCTCATAAAAAAGATTGCTGAGTTTCAGACTACATTTCATACAGTAGGCAATATGACAGTTCTTCCAGATAAACGTATTGATGAATGGAGTATAAATAAACATCGAGGATGTCACGATGAATGGCATGACTATGAAGACCGTTTTCTCTATGCCCTATACAAAGTCCTAACTTACCAAGATGATGCAGATGAAGATTTGGAAGAACTTGTAATGCTTAATAGGGATGATTTTAATCCATTCTTCGGTGTTGACGGATGGAAACGTTTCATTGATGGGAATATGCTTGAATATTATGTTGACGACAACTATTTGCCCGTTATTAAATCGAAAGGTTATACGTGGTGGAGAGGTGGATATACTAATAAAGAGCGTTTCTTTCAAGAAGCCAACAGGTATATTGATGATTCAACGACAATCATTAAATCCCGTGGTAAACGTATAGTTAATTATATAAAAGAACGACTATTATGA
- a CDS encoding DUF262 domain-containing protein: MNFLNIFKNKVICIPLLQRDYVQGGKESVISPFIDSLLDETNPSDLNYIYGYTEHGSFIPVDGQQRLTTLWLLYLYAAAKAGMMSDFTVNLTFLSREYAGDFCERLKCKMPEVLQKATENDSLNSIIQDEYWFLSSWLNNTTVNNMLLTLKYIHRKCAGQEAETLWKHLLSEDGITFSFLDMSEENGLDDDIYIKMNGRGRPLSVFENLKSWMDEKVIQAMKDSNELWLHEWINNMDNSWTQFFWNNRNLTQINPEEIDDEQLFCFCNLIILYWMLNKEQLQSNIREMRTTDHYLYEQLLTLFPQSKETDGTSEIVSYIFDKLQKGDMLSLVWIERLGLLPLDFLKFAHDSLNKLSCIYRAVNDLDLFMGNIDTNVMPIYDLALSESSYGRTLPLLYAVLLITEDIDTKAWMRECRNLILNTDIQKEKLPEILNCLNAFAEQTKHSNVYTILQSYDKQENDFLHSFGSQIKEECKKASMPSEYFPQMEKMENNRFFSGRISSVFRMLEHEDGIENYTLQDFIDCSNILMEIFYSGDGRDGGVKSIYDKPDDRLLRRALMSFPPYFYGMYRNAYWCFCDNMEEWRLFLNNKDTEINSLRLLIIKTCLPALRHSSCADISESLLQSMHEAIDNANRDYEEKLEENEVDDKYNLHFIHHVGIWNYMGTSRCSWPEDDEHGLHILLKTSNGNNSGKMELRTYALYLDYLDTSIRKDLVDDRNGWSVGIWPREDTCMYFEIFVPQLKRNLAIDVFHKCKKEDDYALSVFLRPTNEEENDQNLYIENNYTFFKPFLDVNINIPIHQEEKSGRYITEKTFSRKGIQLLLHQLLPSLKEYITEHYGTESH, encoded by the coding sequence ATGAACTTTCTAAATATATTCAAAAACAAGGTTATTTGCATTCCCCTTTTGCAGAGAGATTATGTTCAAGGTGGAAAGGAATCTGTTATTTCGCCCTTTATAGATTCATTGCTCGATGAAACAAATCCATCAGACTTGAACTATATTTATGGCTATACGGAACATGGGAGTTTTATTCCTGTGGATGGTCAACAACGTTTAACAACGTTATGGCTTTTATATCTTTATGCAGCTGCCAAAGCTGGGATGATGTCAGATTTTACCGTTAATCTTACTTTCTTGTCAAGAGAATACGCTGGGGATTTCTGTGAAAGATTAAAGTGTAAAATGCCTGAAGTTTTACAGAAAGCCACCGAAAATGATAGCTTAAATTCAATTATTCAAGACGAGTATTGGTTTTTATCCTCATGGCTAAATAATACAACGGTGAATAATATGCTCCTAACCCTGAAGTATATTCATCGAAAGTGTGCAGGTCAGGAGGCTGAAACATTATGGAAACACCTTTTGTCAGAAGATGGTATTACTTTTTCTTTTCTTGATATGTCAGAAGAGAATGGGCTTGATGATGATATTTATATTAAGATGAATGGCCGTGGTCGTCCACTAAGTGTTTTTGAAAACCTTAAATCATGGATGGACGAGAAGGTAATACAAGCTATGAAGGATAGTAATGAATTATGGCTGCATGAGTGGATAAATAACATGGATAATTCGTGGACTCAATTCTTTTGGAACAATCGTAACCTTACTCAAATAAATCCAGAAGAAATTGATGATGAACAATTGTTCTGTTTCTGTAATCTAATCATCTTGTATTGGATGCTGAACAAGGAACAATTACAAAGCAATATCCGAGAAATGAGAACAACTGATCATTATTTATATGAGCAGTTGTTGACATTGTTCCCTCAATCGAAAGAGACAGATGGAACATCAGAAATAGTTAGCTATATCTTTGATAAATTGCAAAAGGGAGATATGCTTTCTTTAGTTTGGATTGAAAGATTAGGACTATTGCCGTTAGACTTTTTGAAATTTGCGCATGATTCGCTGAACAAACTGTCATGCATTTATAGAGCGGTGAATGATTTGGATCTTTTTATGGGAAATATTGACACAAATGTTATGCCCATTTACGATTTAGCTCTTTCAGAAAGTTCGTATGGACGTACTCTTCCTTTGCTTTATGCTGTTTTGCTGATTACTGAAGACATTGATACTAAAGCATGGATGAGGGAGTGTAGAAATTTGATACTCAATACCGACATACAGAAAGAAAAGTTACCTGAGATTCTAAATTGCTTAAATGCTTTTGCTGAACAAACAAAGCATAGCAATGTATATACGATACTACAATCATATGATAAGCAAGAGAATGATTTCCTGCATTCATTCGGAAGTCAAATCAAGGAAGAATGTAAAAAAGCCTCTATGCCCTCAGAGTATTTCCCACAAATGGAAAAGATGGAGAATAACAGATTCTTTTCTGGGCGTATCAGTAGCGTTTTCCGTATGCTGGAGCATGAAGATGGCATAGAAAACTATACATTACAAGACTTCATCGACTGCTCTAACATATTGATGGAAATCTTCTATTCAGGAGATGGTCGTGATGGTGGAGTAAAAAGTATCTACGATAAACCAGATGACAGATTGTTACGTCGTGCTTTGATGTCATTCCCCCCATATTTCTACGGAATGTATAGGAATGCCTATTGGTGTTTTTGCGATAATATGGAAGAATGGAGATTATTCCTGAATAATAAAGATACAGAAATCAATTCATTAAGACTTTTGATTATAAAAACTTGTTTGCCAGCACTAAGGCATTCTTCTTGTGCTGATATATCAGAATCTCTTCTTCAATCTATGCATGAGGCTATTGATAATGCAAATAGAGACTATGAAGAGAAATTGGAAGAGAATGAAGTAGATGATAAATATAATCTTCATTTTATACATCACGTAGGTATATGGAATTATATGGGAACATCCAGATGTAGTTGGCCAGAAGATGATGAACATGGACTTCATATTTTGTTAAAAACATCTAACGGAAACAATAGTGGAAAGATGGAACTCCGCACTTATGCCCTTTATCTTGACTACCTCGACACTTCAATTAGAAAAGATTTGGTGGATGACAGAAATGGTTGGTCTGTAGGCATATGGCCAAGAGAAGATACCTGCATGTATTTTGAAATATTTGTGCCACAACTTAAACGCAATCTGGCAATAGACGTATTCCATAAATGCAAAAAGGAAGACGATTATGCTCTAAGTGTATTCTTGCGTCCAACTAATGAGGAGGAAAACGACCAGAATCTGTATATTGAGAATAATTACACTTTCTTCAAACCATTCTTGGATGTAAACATCAACATCCCTATTCATCAGGAAGAAAAGTCTGGACGGTATATAACAGAAAAGACCTTTTCAAGGAAAGGAATACAATTATTGCTCCATCAGCTTTTGCCTTCGTTAAAAGAATACATTACTGAACATTATGGAACAGAATCCCATTGA
- a CDS encoding DUF262 domain-containing protein, translated as MSSLSEQIPMRDFPKLKGEIYEIPSQQRGYKWTPANIKELLRDLWEFMNAPENKRVYCLQPLAVVPLSGKYSVLDGQQRLTTLFLLYKYLTNQNAYTLEFVRDSEDDDNIVNRWSFLTNISSKESIELADSQIDLYYIHRAYQTISDCFETNHDEVFSADKELTTEEIKSKYLELLNGQSAKSIQVIWYEVPENKAHETFRNLNSGKISLTNTELIKALFLNRASGLNEGLRDDAARQFEEMEQIINNDHFWAMLSSEEPIFPHTRMDLLFNLIAKVDDSEADKDFRSSFRWFANEANDNLEAKWQKIRHTFLRLYDMYKNIYTYHYIGYLTYCNQDNRYKFLSFLLKSSREYSKTVFVNRLRERIRRTINPNDKLSISDFEYGQISTMMLRRFFLLHNIETILQKYETLKSSKELNLQHEYEQFPFELLHKQSWDIEHITSQTDSKFDNEQDRKDWLSSVRNDYPSYFEVTEIKDRLTKYDLKKSKENFDELYKAVIMYNDAQDGDHIPEDDKNQVGNLVLLDSHTNRSFHNSLFPRKRRIVVIANGLKSEDDEETNVTQVYIPPCTMQCFTKAYSKKSSTKLNSWLQPDADAYREDIKQKLCDKPESNTIRYFKN; from the coding sequence ATGTCTTCTTTATCAGAACAAATACCAATGAGGGATTTCCCAAAACTAAAAGGTGAAATCTACGAAATTCCGAGTCAGCAACGTGGGTATAAATGGACTCCTGCTAACATAAAAGAGCTGCTTCGTGATTTATGGGAGTTCATGAATGCTCCTGAGAATAAACGTGTCTATTGCCTTCAGCCATTAGCTGTGGTTCCATTAAGTGGGAAATATAGTGTACTTGATGGTCAACAAAGATTGACAACTCTATTTCTGCTGTATAAATATCTTACCAATCAAAATGCCTACACTTTAGAATTTGTAAGAGATAGTGAGGACGATGACAATATTGTAAATCGATGGAGTTTCTTAACAAATATATCAAGCAAAGAGAGTATAGAATTGGCAGATAGCCAGATAGATTTGTATTATATACATCGTGCATACCAGACCATTTCTGATTGTTTTGAGACTAATCATGATGAGGTTTTTTCAGCAGATAAGGAACTAACTACAGAAGAGATTAAAAGCAAGTATCTTGAACTACTGAATGGACAAAGTGCTAAGTCAATTCAGGTCATATGGTATGAAGTTCCAGAGAATAAAGCACATGAAACGTTCCGCAATCTGAATAGTGGAAAAATATCATTAACAAATACGGAACTAATAAAAGCCCTTTTCCTAAACCGTGCTTCTGGACTAAACGAAGGGTTGCGTGATGATGCTGCTCGACAGTTTGAGGAAATGGAGCAGATAATAAATAATGACCATTTTTGGGCGATGCTATCAAGCGAGGAACCGATTTTCCCCCATACTCGGATGGATTTATTATTTAACCTCATTGCCAAGGTGGATGACTCTGAAGCTGATAAAGACTTCCGCAGCTCATTTAGGTGGTTTGCAAATGAGGCAAATGATAATCTTGAAGCAAAGTGGCAGAAGATAAGACACACGTTCTTACGTCTTTATGATATGTATAAGAATATCTACACCTATCATTATATTGGTTATCTCACCTATTGCAATCAAGATAACAGATATAAATTTCTTTCTTTTCTCCTGAAAAGTAGTCGGGAATATTCAAAAACTGTTTTTGTTAACAGACTCCGCGAGCGTATTAGACGAACGATCAATCCTAACGATAAGTTATCAATTTCTGATTTTGAATATGGTCAGATATCGACTATGATGTTGCGTCGTTTCTTCCTATTGCATAATATTGAAACCATATTGCAGAAATATGAAACCTTAAAAAGTAGTAAGGAGCTGAATTTGCAACATGAATATGAACAATTCCCCTTTGAACTTCTGCATAAACAAAGTTGGGATATTGAGCATATTACATCTCAAACTGATTCTAAATTTGACAATGAACAAGATAGAAAAGATTGGTTGAGCAGTGTGAGGAATGACTATCCTTCTTATTTCGAAGTCACAGAGATTAAGGATAGATTAACCAAATATGACTTGAAAAAGAGTAAAGAAAATTTTGACGAACTCTATAAGGCCGTCATTATGTATAATGATGCACAAGATGGAGACCATATTCCTGAAGACGATAAGAATCAGGTCGGTAATCTCGTTTTATTAGATAGCCATACCAATAGAAGCTTCCACAATTCTCTGTTTCCCAGAAAAAGAAGGATTGTAGTTATAGCAAATGGCTTGAAATCAGAAGATGATGAGGAAACAAATGTTACTCAGGTTTATATACCTCCATGTACAATGCAATGTTTTACCAAAGCGTACAGTAAGAAGAGTAGCACAAAGCTTAATTCTTGGCTTCAGCCAGATGCCGATGCATACAGGGAAGACATCAAGCAAAAGCTGTGTGATAAGCCAGAGAGTAACACAATAAGATATTTCAAGAATTAA
- the rhuM gene encoding virulence protein RhuM/Fic/DOC family protein: MKEDQKIVIYQTEDGQTQIDVRLENDTVWLTQAQMAELFEKTPQNITMHIGNAYKEGELEKESTCKEYLQVQQEGRRKVSRRVKYYDLDVIISVGYRVHSKRGTAFRIWARKIIKDYLVKGYAVNQRIHSEQIGELRQLVGMLGRTIQGQPLLSTDETNALFEVVTDYTYALDTLDNYDYERLTIDKTTKEEPFHATYENAMEEIRLLRDKFGCSALFGNEKDDSFKSSIGQIYQTFAGEELYPSVEEKAAMLLYLVTKNHSFSDGNKRIAATLFLWFLNNNCILYRADGSKRLADNTLVALTLMIAESKTEEKDVMVKVVVNLINQQNV, from the coding sequence ATGAAAGAAGATCAGAAGATAGTTATCTATCAGACAGAGGACGGACAGACACAGATTGATGTCCGGTTGGAGAATGACACGGTTTGGTTGACGCAGGCTCAGATGGCAGAACTATTTGAGAAAACACCGCAAAACATTACAATGCATATTGGTAATGCGTACAAAGAGGGGGAACTTGAAAAGGAGTCAACATGTAAGGAATACTTACAAGTTCAACAAGAAGGCAGAAGGAAAGTATCCCGTAGAGTGAAATACTACGACCTTGACGTCATCATCTCTGTTGGTTATCGTGTACATAGCAAACGTGGTACTGCTTTCCGCATTTGGGCCCGAAAGATTATTAAGGATTATCTTGTTAAGGGTTATGCCGTCAATCAGCGTATACATAGCGAGCAGATTGGTGAGTTGCGTCAGCTGGTTGGGATGCTTGGTCGTACCATTCAGGGACAACCCCTGCTTTCTACAGACGAAACGAATGCCCTTTTCGAGGTGGTAACGGACTATACTTACGCTCTTGACACGCTAGATAACTACGACTATGAGCGACTGACCATTGACAAGACCACCAAGGAAGAGCCCTTCCACGCCACTTACGAGAACGCGATGGAAGAGATTCGCCTCCTTCGTGACAAGTTTGGTTGCTCAGCCTTGTTTGGCAATGAGAAGGATGACTCATTCAAGAGCAGTATAGGCCAGATCTATCAGACTTTTGCTGGAGAGGAACTTTATCCCAGTGTGGAGGAGAAAGCAGCCATGTTATTGTATCTGGTGACAAAGAACCATTCTTTCAGCGATGGCAACAAACGCATTGCCGCCACCCTCTTTCTGTGGTTCCTCAACAACAACTGCATTCTTTACCGTGCAGATGGTTCTAAACGCCTAGCCGATAATACCCTCGTTGCCCTAACCCTGATGATTGCCGAGAGCAAGACGGAGGAGAAAGACGTGATGGTGAAAGTGGTGGTAAATCTGATTAACCAGCAGAACGTATGA
- a CDS encoding 3'-5' exonuclease yields MRDFAAIDFETANNERSSVCSVGVVIVRDGEIVDSFYSLIQPEPNYYNYWCSQVHGLCREDTEEAPIFPKVWAQIEPLIEGLPLVAHNKPFDEGCLKAVFRVYQMDYPNYEFYDTLAASRRAFRYLENHQLHTVAAECGYCLENHHHALADAEACAWIAREIL; encoded by the coding sequence ATGCGAGACTTTGCAGCAATAGATTTTGAGACAGCTAACAACGAGCGCAGCAGCGTTTGTTCTGTAGGTGTCGTTATCGTACGTGATGGTGAGATTGTGGATTCATTCTATTCCCTCATCCAACCAGAGCCGAACTATTATAACTACTGGTGTAGCCAAGTACACGGTCTCTGTCGTGAAGACACAGAGGAAGCCCCAATATTCCCAAAGGTGTGGGCACAAATAGAACCTCTGATAGAGGGTTTACCTCTCGTAGCTCATAATAAACCTTTTGACGAAGGTTGCCTTAAGGCTGTGTTTCGAGTCTATCAAATGGATTACCCTAATTATGAGTTCTACGATACACTTGCAGCTTCACGCAGAGCTTTCCGTTACCTGGAGAACCACCAACTGCATACTGTTGCCGCTGAATGTGGATATTGCTTGGAAAACCATCATCACGCCCTTGCTGACGCAGAAGCATGTGCATGGATAGCAAGAGAGATATTATAG